The genomic interval AGCCCATAATTCTTTTCAATTGAGAGAGCTGTCTCCCTATTCTATTTATTTCCAGGAACTCGTTTTTAATCAATCTAAATAATACAGTTATGAAACATTTCTATTCAGACCTTTTGCTCCGGGCAATAAAAAAAACTCTTTTGCTTTTCATAGTATCTTTTGGAGCATCTTATGTTTCCAACGGACAGCTTTATTGGGTAAGCCTGTCGGGGCCAGCTGAAGTACCTGCTAACAACTCTCCCGGAACCGGGACGGGACTTATAACAATTGATGCGGTTGCGAATACCATGAGGGTTCAGAGCACCTTCTCAGGACTAGTGGCCGGAGTGACAGCATCCCACATCCATGCAGCAACAGCAGTTGCCGGGACAGGAACCGCAGGAGTGGCAACCACGACTCCAACTTTTACCGGCTTTCCATCCGGGGTAACTTTCGGAACTTATGACCACAGTTTCAATATGCTTTTGAGCACCAGCTACAATCCTTCATACGTTACAAACAATGGTGGCACAACTGCTTCAGCTTTTGCTGCACTGAGAGCAGCGATTGGTGCAGGCAAGGCTTATCTCAATATTCATTCAACAACGTTTCCAAGCGGTGAGATCAGAGGTTTTCTCAATCTCTGTCCTACTATAAATGTTTCTATCCCTGATGCATTCGCATTAGGAGGAGGTGTCTTGGCTAATACAGTATTTCCTGCTTATGCTCCGGCATCATCCTTAATGCTCCAGTCAAATGTTAGTGGTGGTATGGGACCTTATAGTTATACCTGGTCTAATGGTGCTACTACTTCATCTGTGACCGTGAGTCCAACAACTACAACAACCTATTCACTTGCTGTGAAAGATCAAAACGGTTGCCCAGGTTCGGCCACAAAAACTGTAAATGTGCTAAATATATCAGGCGGCAAAAATGGCGACAAGATCGATGTTTGTCATAATGGAAATACCCTGACGATTGGAAGGCCGGCTGTAGCGGATCACCTTTCGCATGGTGATATGTTAGGCAGTTGTGAACCTAATTCGATCACTGCACGATCCAGGGATGTACGGGAAACAGATCTTGCAGCAATAACAGTACTAGGCAACCCTTCACCTAACTACTTTGACATTCAAATACGTGGCAAAGCAGGCAACAACATACGACTAACTGTATATGATAACATGGGCAGAGTTATAGAAACAAAATCTTCGCTGCCATCTAATCAATCAGTAAGGCTTGGAAATTCTTATCATTCCGGGATCTATCTTGTTGAGATCATACAAGGGGGACAAAAACAAATATTGAAGTTGGTTAAGTCAAACTAAGTGAATAAATGTTGAAAGAAATATTGAAGCCGCTTCCGCAAGGAAGTGGCTTTTATTTTTATTGTTGCGAAGGACTATGGATGAGATATTTTATTCTTTTTCAATCAATGATAAACTTAGCCAAAGCAACCATAATGCAACATTTATTATCAGAGCAACATAGGGAACCCAAATTGCCAACAAAGTGGTTGATGTGTAAATAACTATTGCAAAGTAATTGCTCCTTTTTATTTTATTATATAGCTCATCGGAAAAGCTATTAGTTCTTAACATCTTTGGCTTGTCAAGTGAACGATAAAATAAAAACCAGCTCCAGGAATTAATTATACTGGATATTCCATAGAACACAATAGCCGGCATGGCATATTCAGTATTGATGTACTCTGCCAGCAATGCTGTTGGAAATGGAAAAAATACAATTGTGAGTAATAAAAAACCATTGGCATATAAAAATGGCCGGGAAGTTTTACCCAGTTGATTGAGTATGTTATGATGAAAGACCCACTGGATCAAAATGCCACCAAAAGAATAAATAAGTGCAAAGTAAGATGGCCATAAATCAGCAAGAGCATTCACCAGATCTTTTGCTGAATGAATTGAATGAAAAGGAGGAACCTTTATTTCCAGAATCAAAAGAGTAATGGCAATAGCAAATACACCATCGCTAAAAGCTTCAAGCCGGGTAAGTGATTTGTTTTCGCTCATAAAATTGAAGTTGAATAAATGAAGTGTCTCGCAAATGGTGCTAGCTTTCTTCGCTTAGTAATTCTTCAACAGAAAGTTAATGATTCTGATTTTAAGATGCCCGGCAAAAGTGGCTTTATTATTCTGGTTTTGCTGCGAAGAACTATGGAAGAAAGACATAGAACACAACACAAGCATAATTGCATATTTCAGGCAGCGAGAAAGGACTCTGTTTTTTTAAGTGCAGCTTCTGTCAGTTCCGACAGCCTGCTATCATCATAATAGCCTAAAGCCACATCACGGTCTCTTTCAATTGGCTCATAAAAATTTAAATCACCTGCAAGTTCCTGCAGAAAATAAAGTTCTTCATTTTGAAGTTGAGGTTCGTCCCATATTTTATTCTGCAACTGACCAATGGTTTTCGAACGTTCGGATGCGTATGTTCGCTCTATTTTATTCAGTAAGGCTATTACTTCTTTTAATTGTGCTATAAAATCTGAGTTCATTTCCGTTTTTGTTTGCAGTGAAGAAAAGTTATGTTTTTTCTTATGTTCGGTGAGTTTGATACAGTAAGATAATAATTTTTATGAGCTAAACTGTTCCGACCCCCTGGGGCGACATCGTGGCCTCTTATTTTCTTAAGGACCTGCCTGCCGGCAGGCACGAACCAGGGCTGAAAAATTAATTAATTATATCTCCTTTTGCATTGGCCAACTTTTCACGCCATTTTTTAAGTTCGCCAGGTGTTTGTCTCACCCAATCAGTTGCTTCACCAACGATCTTTAATGGTGCATCGGTGCGATATGAACGTGTCGGATTGCCCGGAAATTTTTTGTCTGTAACGTTGGGGTCATTTTCAAAATCACCTGTTGGTTCAACGATATAAACTCTCTCCGGCCCATCACCTTTCGCTAATGCCGCAGCAAGACCTGCGCCATTAGCAAGTGCTGTAAAATAAATATGATTCATTTTAAGATCATCCTTGTAATTAGAACCAAACCCTGCTTTCAGCATATCGCCAACCTTCATATCTGCTCTTGTACCGTGATAAAAAGGTCCCTTGTCAGAGGTATTGTTCTTGAATGAATTTGCTAATTCATAATTCTTTTTTGCGTTGCCAGCGTCGTTTAATTCCTCGTAGCATTTGGCAATGTTTGAATATAGAGAAGGAAAAGCTCCTATAACACTGTCGTTATTTACTTTTAATGCAAACTGCAAAGCTGTTTCGAGCCATTTTAATTTGTCGGAAACATTTTCCTGGTGCCGTGCCATATAATAAGCAGCAATAAATTTTTCAAAGTCGTTTGTCGCTTCATTCCACGCCTGGAGAAATAACCTGCTAGCTTCTTCAGGATTACCTTTCTCTTCCATGCCCATGGCTTGAATACAAAGTTTAATAACGTTGTTGCTTGGGTTGAATTCCATTTTCTAATTATTTTATCACAAATTCTTATACAAAAGTTAATCCATTTTCATTCATATATGTTACACTGGCTGCGGGGCAAGACCCCCGGGCAGACGGAAAGGGAGAGGAGGACGAAAACGAAAATCAGTCACATGAAAATATTCGTTAAATTGAATTACAATTTACCGGCAGTTTTATTCATTCATTATATTTTTCTAAGTGACTACATATTGTTGCGGGATTTTATGGATAATTACTTTGTTATTATTTGTCATGCATGCACCGGCCCAGCAACCTACTGCAGAAACAGACTATGATACAAC from Bacteroidota bacterium carries:
- a CDS encoding CHRD domain-containing protein, with product MKHFYSDLLLRAIKKTLLLFIVSFGASYVSNGQLYWVSLSGPAEVPANNSPGTGTGLITIDAVANTMRVQSTFSGLVAGVTASHIHAATAVAGTGTAGVATTTPTFTGFPSGVTFGTYDHSFNMLLSTSYNPSYVTNNGGTTASAFAALRAAIGAGKAYLNIHSTTFPSGEIRGFLNLCPTINVSIPDAFALGGGVLANTVFPAYAPASSLMLQSNVSGGMGPYSYTWSNGATTSSVTVSPTTTTTYSLAVKDQNGCPGSATKTVNVLNISGGKNGDKIDVCHNGNTLTIGRPAVADHLSHGDMLGSCEPNSITARSRDVRETDLAAITVLGNPSPNYFDIQIRGKAGNNIRLTVYDNMGRVIETKSSLPSNQSVRLGNSYHSGIYLVEIIQGGQKQILKLVKSN
- the arr gene encoding NAD(+)--rifampin ADP-ribosyltransferase, whose protein sequence is MEFNPSNNVIKLCIQAMGMEEKGNPEEASRLFLQAWNEATNDFEKFIAAYYMARHQENVSDKLKWLETALQFALKVNNDSVIGAFPSLYSNIAKCYEELNDAGNAKKNYELANSFKNNTSDKGPFYHGTRADMKVGDMLKAGFGSNYKDDLKMNHIYFTALANGAGLAAALAKGDGPERVYIVEPTGDFENDPNVTDKKFPGNPTRSYRTDAPLKIVGEATDWVRQTPGELKKWREKLANAKGDIIN
- a CDS encoding DUF1211 domain-containing protein, which gives rise to MSENKSLTRLEAFSDGVFAIAITLLILEIKVPPFHSIHSAKDLVNALADLWPSYFALIYSFGGILIQWVFHHNILNQLGKTSRPFLYANGFLLLTIVFFPFPTALLAEYINTEYAMPAIVFYGISSIINSWSWFLFYRSLDKPKMLRTNSFSDELYNKIKRSNYFAIVIYTSTTLLAIWVPYVALIINVALWLLWLSLSLIEKE